The nucleotide sequence tgaattgtgcaagacaacgagtccaaatgcacgttaattcactcagaaatgaaccaaaattatataatgattgcaacacaattaactcagagataaaccgaaattacataatggattgcgacacaattaacttAGATGAACTGAAATTACGTAACaattgcgacacaattaactcagaaatgaaccgaaatttacCATAGTAATTGCGACACATAAACTCAGTTCAAAAACAAGCACACAAATTTAAACAAGactgaatcatgaacaaaaacaaatccaaaatcaattttggatcagaCATTGTCATTaatatgtttcttcttcttttttgtttgatattttcttctctttttcttggttttattcctctcaagagagtaaatcaaaagaaattttgagaaaatgaaaaaagaattgaaggtgaagatgaagaagaaaaagatgaaaaagaagaagaagaatcagtagaagatgaggagaaagagttttgaattgtgcaggacaacgagtccaaatgcaccttaattcacttagaaatgaaccgaaattacataatGGGTTGCGATGCAGTTAACTCAGAAATGCACCAAAATTACATAACaattgcgacacaattaactcagtTCGAAAACAATCACAGAAATAAGACTGAATTatgaacaaaaacacatcgaaaatcaattttggatcagaCAACATCATCAACATggcaaaaattcaacaataacatACAATAACAAAGACAATGATATGTATAAGAAGAAGAATAACAATGATGACgatggaggaggaggagaagaaaaagggagGGAAAAAAGAAACTCAattgagaaaaaagaaagaatgaagtgGTGGTGTTGctggtgatgacgataacgaaagagaagTTACGGCAGGCAcatgaatttaaaatatttgGTTGGATTTAGTTAGGATTATGACTTGGATGtagaattttattgatattttataTGATACATAAACCCAAAATTAACTAAGTATAATCTCAAAGGACTAGATTCGATTCATAAAAACATTGATtattataatcaaaataaaagacAATTCACATTGAATAATActagaaaatcaaaataaaagacaATTCACATTGAATAATACTAGAAAATCAAAATTATAGTAGCTAATTTTAACTAATACTATATATGATAGGTTGTTAAATAAACTCattataaaatctattaaaaataatttttgttgagTTTGAATATTAAATGTTTCTTTTGCAAGTGATCCAAAATTTGTTGATTCCGAATGGCTTCCACTTCCGGGCTTGTTCTTGGCTCATTATCGTTTCCACCTTCTACTCGATCATCTCTTTCCATCACAACTGGtacaatttttctcttttctaacagttatcaattttatataaaaacaaCTGCATGATAGTCTTAGTTACATGCATAATATAAAATTGGGTTGGTGGGTTGGTTGTTTAGGTTCAATTGCAAGAAGAGCTTTATGGCACAAGAAGAGAAAACTCCAATCCTTGGAGCATAACTGGAACCATTCTTACAAATTCATTCATGGAGGATCCACACCTCATAAACCCAAGACACGAAATTTTCTTATGAAAGCAACTTCTGAACCGTTTGATACACAAACCATTTGGAAGTCTACCAAAGATATCTTGCATACTGTCCAAAAGTTTACTatatcttattatttaattactgTGGTTAGTTCACAATCAACCTTCAAAGCTACTAGGGGTGTACATAAAATAATCAAATTGTGGTTAATCGGTTAAAAAATCATAACTACATTTTGGTtaacaaatttaataaaataattttaaaaattatattcatATTATTAAAAAGTGGttaatcaaaatcaaattttaaaaaccggtttttaatcAATTAATCAAAACCAAAATCAAATTCTTTGTAACTCTTGTGTTTAAATTGGTtaaccaattttttttataaaaaccgatttttaatcggttaaaaaccaattttttattttattttttgaaaaattcaattttttaatgtaaaaattggtttttttaaaatcagttattttttaaaattaattttttttataaccgGTTAATAACCAAGTTTATCgtataaaattaatttgattaattaactAAATTATATTTTTGGCTAACCCAAAAACAATACAgatttaatttttagattaatCAAACCATGTGCTGTCCTAAAAATTACTACACACTtgttaatatatattaattattactGTCCAAGATTAAAATAGTTGAGTGAGTTCTgtgtttaaaaatattaaatccaCAAATCAACTCACATATTATggattgatgatttttgaaaatcaaccaACCCCATAATTTTTTAATTGGATTGGGAAAAATATCCAAGAATTTGTGAGTTAACCGAAACTAATAGACACCCCAACTTCCTctaaaaaaatacagaaacaagAAATATTTTTATGTCTTCTGGATAAACTAACTTTATTTATGTCCGGTCAGTTAATGAGCATATCTTCGACATCACTCCTTGCAGTGGAAAATTTATCAGACATATCTCCAAAGTTTTTTGTTGGTTTATTCAAGGTGAGCTTCATCCTTCTATATTCNNNNNNNNNNNNNNNNNNNNNNNNNNNNNNNNNNNNNNNNNNNNNNNNNNNNNNNNNNNNNNNNNNNNNNNNNNNNNNNNNNNNNNNNNNNNNNNNNNNNNNNNNNNNNNNNNNNNNNNNNNNNNNNNNNNNNNNNNNNCCTTACGTACATTAGCAAGAAAAAATCTCCTATCACTTGATCCTTCCTATAGCATAAATAATATCATCTTGCAACGAGAAATAATTTATTGGTTTTTTTATTAATTCGCCACTCTTTTGCAAACTTATTAttaaattgttatatttttaaacTATTTATTTATATGCTATATTGTTTCTCATATGTTGACATTTCTTTTTTATATCCTATAGAGAATATGTTAAACGAAAAAGCATTTTTAACTCAGaaaatagtacaattaactaatGTTTTGGTGCATGTTGAGTT is from Arachis ipaensis cultivar K30076 chromosome B01, Araip1.1, whole genome shotgun sequence and encodes:
- the LOC107646183 gene encoding naringenin 8-dimethylallyltransferase 2, chloroplastic-like, which produces MASTSGLVLGSLSFPPSTRSSLSITTGSIARRALWHKKRKLQSLEHNWNHSYKFIHGGSTPHKPKTRNFLMKATSEPFDTQTIWKSTKDILHTVQKFTISYYLITVLMSISSTSLLAVENLSDISPKFFVGLFKFIIAMIFMHWYTVGINQLADLQIDKVWISWPCEILDFTKFVLIEIFCSPMNSSRKCDIQICRCISVMRLFYYKFSSRKFYYSFN